From one Alphaproteobacteria bacterium genomic stretch:
- a CDS encoding aldolase/citrate lyase family protein, with protein sequence MRKNRLREIWASGQAAVNGWLTVPSPYVAEIMAHQGWDSITIDLQHGPLDVPDAIPMMQAMSATDAVPIIRVPWNEPSVIMRVLDAGAYGIICPMINNRDDAERFVGACRYPPDGYRSNGAYRGTLYGGADYLEHANEELLTLAMIETREGVANLKEIAQTPGLDAVYIGPTDLAFSHGHPPKHDNFEGPVADLIAQILETAHGAGIRAGVHATRIDYAARMIADGFDMVTPTSDLRMLTGAAPEVLGALKAS encoded by the coding sequence ATGCGCAAGAACCGACTTCGTGAGATTTGGGCGTCGGGTCAGGCGGCGGTCAATGGCTGGCTGACGGTGCCCAGCCCCTATGTGGCCGAAATCATGGCGCATCAGGGCTGGGACAGCATCACCATCGATCTGCAGCACGGCCCCCTCGACGTGCCCGATGCCATCCCGATGATGCAGGCCATGTCGGCGACGGATGCGGTGCCGATCATCCGGGTGCCGTGGAACGAACCATCGGTCATCATGCGGGTCCTCGATGCCGGCGCCTACGGCATTATCTGCCCGATGATCAACAACCGGGATGACGCGGAGCGATTTGTCGGTGCGTGCCGCTATCCGCCTGACGGGTACCGATCGAACGGCGCGTATCGCGGGACACTGTATGGCGGGGCCGACTATCTCGAACACGCGAATGAGGAACTCCTCACCCTGGCCATGATCGAGACCCGCGAAGGGGTGGCGAACCTCAAGGAAATCGCCCAGACGCCCGGGCTCGACGCGGTCTATATCGGGCCCACGGATCTGGCGTTTTCCCACGGCCATCCGCCCAAGCACGATAATTTCGAGGGCCCCGTCGCGGACCTGATCGCGCAGATTCTGGAGACGGCTCACGGCGCAGGCATTCGCGCCGGGGTCCACGCCACCCGGATCGACTATGCGGCCCGGATGATCGCGGACGGATTCGACATGGTGACCCCGACATCGGATTTGCGGATGCTGACCGGTGCGGCGCCGGAGGTTCTTGGCGCCTTGAAAGCCAGCTAG
- a CDS encoding FecR family protein gives MFNRSATLFTVVTIALTSASVAHGQGNVGRAGVAAAVRGNVVLVAAAPRPESRAVGQNVQSGDPVFLGDTIETGPDSGLQIMLMDETIFTIGPDAALIIDEFVYDPETSAGKVTASVLKGAFRFVSGRVAKEEPRNMNVKTPVGTIGIRGTSAAGRVIPANPNDPDSEISADIVLLGPGVDNNANERAGRIIVSNADTSVEISRSGFGTNIAGIDAAPTIPVRFEPSVVSGLTGDLGTNGGARPASRPAAGSDAQNANDQSGGGDGDQSNGDAGPDNGNGSATAQPAGSASGSTSGSTSGTSTGSASGPSSGPAAGPNTAGNPAAGGNVAAAPTVGGGAAGGIGLGQVAALSGQTIGAGVVNAGVLSQLGTSQNQAQQLLLAAVEEGAGSFNNTIATFSQLQAIETGTATFEFGTIDLKYVSGDHTNSGGSYNASAKIDFGARTIDLTVASISYFFNGGAGQLTVFNDENGTGPTAGTFDSDNGPVAKTWDSAVDTANFPTAPTDGANVKVSAAILNNTETGVIAASGQINVRIQENGGNTVVAGGNTVAKQ, from the coding sequence ATGTTCAATCGCTCCGCCACTCTCTTTACTGTCGTCACGATCGCATTGACCTCGGCCTCGGTCGCACACGGCCAGGGCAATGTCGGACGCGCCGGCGTCGCCGCCGCCGTGCGCGGCAATGTGGTCCTGGTGGCGGCCGCACCGCGCCCGGAAAGCCGCGCCGTCGGCCAGAATGTGCAGAGCGGCGACCCGGTTTTCCTCGGAGACACCATCGAGACCGGCCCCGACTCCGGCCTGCAGATCATGCTCATGGATGAGACGATTTTCACGATCGGCCCCGATGCCGCGTTAATCATCGATGAGTTCGTCTATGACCCCGAGACCAGCGCGGGCAAGGTCACCGCATCGGTTCTGAAGGGTGCATTCCGCTTCGTCTCCGGTCGCGTCGCCAAGGAAGAGCCGCGCAATATGAATGTGAAGACCCCCGTCGGGACCATCGGCATTCGCGGCACGTCGGCGGCCGGCCGTGTCATCCCGGCCAACCCGAACGATCCCGACAGCGAAATTTCGGCCGACATCGTGCTGCTCGGCCCGGGCGTCGACAACAATGCGAACGAACGCGCCGGCCGCATCATCGTCTCAAACGCCGACACCTCGGTAGAGATTTCGCGGTCGGGCTTCGGCACGAACATCGCCGGCATCGACGCCGCGCCGACAATCCCCGTGCGCTTCGAGCCCTCAGTTGTGTCCGGCCTGACCGGTGATCTCGGCACAAATGGCGGCGCGCGACCCGCATCCCGGCCAGCGGCGGGGTCCGATGCCCAGAACGCAAACGATCAATCGGGCGGCGGTGACGGCGATCAATCGAACGGTGATGCCGGCCCGGACAACGGCAACGGTTCGGCGACGGCCCAGCCCGCAGGGTCGGCATCCGGATCAACGTCCGGGTCAACGTCCGGCACGTCGACAGGGTCCGCGAGCGGACCGTCGAGCGGACCGGCCGCAGGCCCGAACACGGCGGGCAATCCCGCGGCCGGTGGAAATGTGGCGGCCGCACCCACCGTCGGCGGCGGGGCGGCCGGCGGCATCGGCCTCGGACAGGTCGCGGCATTGTCGGGACAGACAATCGGCGCCGGCGTCGTGAATGCCGGCGTGCTGAGCCAGCTCGGCACCAGCCAGAACCAGGCCCAGCAGCTCCTGCTTGCCGCGGTCGAAGAAGGTGCCGGGTCATTCAACAACACGATCGCGACATTTTCCCAGCTGCAGGCGATCGAGACCGGCACCGCGACCTTCGAATTCGGCACGATCGATCTGAAATATGTCAGTGGCGACCATACCAACAGCGGCGGCAGCTACAACGCGTCCGCCAAGATCGATTTCGGCGCACGGACGATCGATCTTACGGTGGCGAGCATCAGCTATTTCTTCAACGGTGGCGCCGGGCAGTTGACGGTGTTCAACGACGAAAACGGCACCGGCCCGACCGCCGGAACGTTTGACAGCGACAACGGCCCGGTGGCGAAAACTTGGGATTCGGCCGTCGACACGGCAAATTTCCCAACGGCACCGACCGACGGCGCGAACGTAAAGGTGTCTGCGGCGATCCTGAACAATACCGAAACGGGGGTCATTGCCGCCTCCGGTCAGATCAACGTGCGGATCCAGGAGAATGGCGGCAACACCGTGGTCGCCGGCGGCAATACAGTCGCGAAACAGTAG
- a CDS encoding adenylate/guanylate cyclase domain-containing protein produces the protein MISWKARIIPLLILVFALLLRVEDPQPVQLARLWTFDTYQRIEPRVYDSALPVRILDIDDESLARIGQWPWPRSRIAELVDRLHARGAAVVVFDILFAEPDRTSPANVVADWPDGPDDADLRARVAALPDHDQLLAEAFARGRVVAGFTFTRSRETAPPPAPKAGVGLGGSPPHPFLPAYRAAIANLPALGDAAAGIGNINFEADADGLIRRVPLFTQYVAPGTTPTYDDPFKLPPLYPTLGAEALRVAQGAQGFNIRMSDASGEGGVDESSGIANIRIGQLRVPTSGDGHVWLRYTGHEPARYVPAWRLWSAAEPLGAEDGIEGAIILVGTSAPGLFDLRATPLNSIIPGVEVHAELVEQILDGSFLTRPDWTLGAELAAFALLGVFLVLLLPKLGVAASAVVCLTAITAGVAAGWFAFTSVGVLIDPVFPALVVLVVYLSSSLITYLQSETQRRQIRTAFGQYLSPALVEQLADQPERLRLGGETREMTLLFCDIRGFTSISEEHRDDPQALTALINRLLTPMTAEILERDGTIDKYMGDCIMAFWNAPIDDPAHASHACDAALAMLRALGQVNEARLAEDPEAVAIAVGVGLNTGECVVGNMGSDQRFDYSVLGDAVNLAARLEGQSRPYGMPIIVGESTRDQVADEFAFLELDLIAVKGKREAVRIYALLGDADDAASEDFKALQREHGLMLDAYRARDWDRAQDVLNVCVEMPGAVGAFYDLYAERIFHYSFDPPPEDWQGVHIAEMK, from the coding sequence ATGATCTCCTGGAAAGCCCGTATCATTCCGCTCCTGATTCTCGTGTTCGCGCTGTTGCTGCGCGTCGAAGACCCGCAGCCTGTGCAACTGGCACGACTGTGGACGTTCGATACCTATCAGCGGATCGAGCCGCGCGTATATGACAGCGCCTTGCCGGTGCGCATTCTGGACATCGACGATGAAAGCCTGGCGCGAATCGGTCAGTGGCCCTGGCCCCGCTCGCGGATCGCCGAGCTGGTCGACCGGCTGCACGCCAGGGGCGCGGCGGTGGTCGTGTTCGATATTCTCTTTGCCGAACCCGACAGGACGTCGCCGGCCAATGTGGTGGCGGATTGGCCCGACGGCCCCGACGATGCAGATCTCCGGGCGCGGGTTGCCGCGCTGCCCGACCATGATCAGCTCCTGGCCGAAGCGTTTGCGCGCGGGCGGGTGGTTGCCGGGTTTACGTTCACGCGTTCCCGCGAAACCGCGCCGCCGCCCGCGCCGAAGGCGGGTGTCGGACTCGGCGGATCGCCGCCGCACCCGTTCCTGCCGGCCTATAGGGCGGCGATCGCCAATCTTCCCGCGCTCGGCGACGCGGCGGCCGGAATCGGCAACATCAACTTCGAAGCCGACGCCGATGGGCTGATCCGCAGAGTGCCGCTGTTTACCCAGTATGTGGCGCCGGGCACGACGCCGACCTATGACGACCCGTTCAAGCTGCCCCCGCTCTATCCGACGCTCGGAGCCGAGGCGCTGCGTGTGGCGCAGGGCGCGCAAGGGTTCAATATTCGCATGTCCGATGCGAGCGGCGAGGGTGGGGTCGATGAGAGTTCGGGAATCGCGAATATCCGGATTGGGCAGTTGCGGGTGCCGACGAGCGGCGATGGCCATGTTTGGTTGCGCTACACCGGTCATGAACCGGCGCGCTACGTGCCGGCCTGGCGGCTCTGGTCGGCGGCCGAACCGCTCGGTGCCGAAGACGGTATCGAGGGCGCGATCATCCTGGTCGGGACGAGCGCGCCGGGCCTGTTCGACCTGCGTGCGACCCCGCTTAATTCGATCATTCCAGGGGTTGAGGTGCATGCCGAGCTTGTGGAGCAGATCCTCGATGGCAGCTTTCTGACGCGCCCGGACTGGACGCTGGGAGCGGAGCTGGCGGCGTTTGCGCTGCTGGGAGTTTTTTTGGTCCTGCTGCTGCCCAAACTTGGTGTCGCCGCGAGTGCCGTCGTTTGCCTCACGGCAATCACCGCCGGGGTGGCCGCGGGCTGGTTTGCCTTTACCTCCGTCGGGGTTCTGATCGATCCGGTGTTTCCGGCGCTGGTGGTGCTGGTGGTCTATCTGTCGAGTTCGCTGATCACCTATTTGCAATCGGAGACCCAGCGCCGCCAGATTCGCACGGCCTTCGGGCAATATCTGTCTCCGGCGCTGGTCGAACAGCTCGCCGACCAGCCCGAGCGCCTGAGGCTGGGCGGCGAGACGCGCGAGATGACGCTGTTGTTCTGCGATATCCGGGGATTCACCTCCATATCCGAAGAACATCGCGATGACCCGCAGGCCCTGACGGCCCTGATCAACCGCCTGCTGACACCCATGACGGCCGAAATCCTGGAGCGTGACGGGACCATCGACAAGTATATGGGCGACTGCATCATGGCGTTCTGGAACGCGCCGATCGACGACCCGGCCCATGCGTCGCACGCGTGTGACGCTGCGCTCGCCATGCTGCGCGCACTCGGGCAGGTGAATGAGGCGCGTCTGGCGGAGGATCCGGAGGCGGTCGCGATCGCCGTGGGGGTCGGTCTCAACACGGGCGAATGCGTGGTCGGGAATATGGGATCAGATCAGCGGTTCGACTATTCGGTGCTGGGCGATGCGGTCAATCTCGCGGCCCGACTCGAGGGCCAGTCGCGGCCCTACGGGATGCCGATCATTGTGGGTGAGTCGACGCGCGATCAGGTGGCGGATGAATTCGCGTTCCTCGAACTCGACCTGATTGCGGTGAAGGGAAAGCGGGAGGCCGTTCGTATCTATGCGCTGCTGGGGGATGCCGATGACGCGGCGAGCGAGGACTTCAAGGCCCTGCAACGCGAGCATGGGCTGATGCTGGACGCCTATCGCGCCCGCGACTGGGATCGCGCACAAGATGTGCTCAATGTCTGCGTCGAAATGCCCGGCGCCGTCGGCGCATTTTACGATCTGTATGCCGAGCGTATTTTCCACTATTCCTTCGATCCCCCGCCGGAGGATTGGCAGGGCGTCCACATCGCAGAAATGAAATGA
- a CDS encoding Crp/Fnr family transcriptional regulator, with product MTGPGHSLADIPFLGPLSESSRAALEQRARWVRYSANDTIIDRESESRDVFFVVEGRVRVVNFSISGREISFDEMEPGGVFGELAALDGMPRSAAVVALADTLVATISPDTFLNLLRDHSDLAIGVMQQLAKIVRTSTERIMDLSTLGAHNRVHSEILREARAQADTDANTAHISPIPVHADIAARVSTTRETVARVLSDLAKQGLVKREKDALAILDLERLEDLVEEVRDF from the coding sequence ATGACCGGACCCGGACACAGCCTCGCAGACATCCCGTTTCTCGGACCGTTGAGCGAATCATCCCGCGCCGCGCTCGAACAGCGCGCGCGCTGGGTCCGCTATTCGGCCAACGACACGATCATCGACCGGGAGAGTGAATCCCGAGACGTGTTCTTCGTGGTCGAGGGCCGTGTGCGGGTTGTGAATTTCTCCATTTCAGGGCGCGAGATCAGCTTCGACGAAATGGAACCCGGGGGTGTCTTCGGGGAACTCGCCGCGCTCGACGGTATGCCCCGATCGGCCGCCGTCGTCGCGCTGGCCGATACGCTCGTGGCGACGATTTCACCCGACACGTTCCTGAATTTGCTACGCGACCATTCTGATCTCGCCATCGGGGTGATGCAGCAACTGGCCAAGATCGTGCGCACATCGACGGAACGCATCATGGATCTGAGCACCCTGGGCGCGCACAACAGGGTACATTCGGAAATCCTGCGCGAGGCGCGCGCGCAGGCCGACACGGACGCCAACACCGCCCACATCTCGCCAATTCCGGTCCACGCGGATATCGCCGCCCGGGTCAGCACGACCCGCGAGACGGTCGCCCGCGTGTTGAGCGACCTCGCCAAGCAGGGCCTGGTCAAACGCGAGAAAGACGCCCTCGCCATCCTCGATCTCGAACGTCTCGAGGACCTGGTTGAGGAAGTTAGGGACTTTTAA
- a CDS encoding efflux RND transporter permease subunit: protein MNLISASIHRPIAVIAVVIMVLMFGWVALQRIPIQLAPDVRQPVIIVDTSWGGASPLEVEREIINRQEEVLKGIEGVQKIESRARTGRSDITLEFSPSQNMDRALLLVANRLDRVTGYPDEADEPTLRTSGTDDNPIAWFLLTRAAGNDRDMITYGDFLEDVVQERVERIAGISGVNIFGETEREMRIIVDPERLAQFRLTVSDVVNRLRAENASISGGDVDEGKRSYTVRTEGDFTNTDQVLDIVLRSDADLGNGRIGRVTVRDIADVELGYKEARALPHRRDDRAMAFNMTREQGANVLTVMDEVHRVAADLASGALADVGLLLENVFDETLYVNSAISLVQQNIVIGGILAALVLMLFLRSWRPTLVVSLAIPVSVVGSFVAMAALGRTLNVISLAGIAFSVGMVVDAAIVVLENIYRLRQEGLSRADAAQKGASQVWPAVLVSSLTTVMVFIPILIMELEAGQLFRDIAVAISVSVLLSLLVSVTVIPALANRLLVNSAAEGGDVFRIPVIDDFARAFVTFWQDFTRMVVRSKLRALVVVGAITLASGAFTLTFAPKLDYLPTGNRNFVFGIVNVPPGYNLGTVNEITERIAERTRHLWASETGPESERGQPPKFDRFMRVPFSGRAFIGGTSVDPNRAAELGPVLEEAASHEPGTRAFARQPSLFGRSLGSGRTIDVDIRGAELQTIYDTAQQTFFRLVQTLPFNEGHRTRPIPSLTLSAPEVRVEPDRIRLADNGLSAQSLGQSVDAFNDGVRVAEITVDGKRIDLTLTGPRDMIGQTQGIGALPVVTNDGRIVPVEGLANVRITSGPTEIRRADRARTVTLQVTPNAQTPLQEALELIQSEVIEPMEEAGLPDGVSLHLTGTADKLIETWNEMVIDLALAIIIVYLVMAVLFESFVYPLIIMLTVPVAAAGGIAGLALLNIWVNQPLDMLTMLGFIILTGIVVNNAILLVHQTLYHIREDGMKADDAIMLATQNRVRPIFMSTLTSVFGMLPLVMFPGAGSELYRGLGSVVLGGLSLSAVLTLAIVPPMMSITVGWRERNRAVQTDPSPTPAQ from the coding sequence ATGAACCTGATTTCGGCTTCAATTCACCGGCCGATCGCGGTCATCGCGGTCGTCATCATGGTCTTGATGTTCGGCTGGGTGGCGCTGCAGCGCATCCCCATCCAACTCGCGCCGGATGTCCGACAACCCGTTATCATCGTTGATACATCCTGGGGTGGCGCATCCCCCCTGGAGGTCGAGCGCGAGATCATCAACCGCCAGGAGGAAGTCCTCAAGGGCATTGAGGGGGTGCAGAAAATCGAGAGCCGGGCGCGCACCGGCCGTTCCGATATCACGCTCGAATTCAGCCCGAGCCAGAATATGGACCGGGCGCTGCTGCTGGTCGCCAACCGGCTCGATCGCGTTACGGGATATCCCGACGAGGCCGACGAACCGACCCTGCGTACGTCGGGGACCGACGACAATCCGATTGCCTGGTTCCTGCTGACCCGGGCGGCGGGTAACGACCGCGACATGATCACCTATGGCGACTTCCTCGAGGATGTCGTCCAGGAACGGGTCGAGCGGATCGCCGGCATTTCGGGGGTCAATATCTTCGGCGAGACCGAACGCGAGATGCGGATCATCGTCGACCCTGAACGGCTGGCCCAGTTCCGCCTGACCGTCAGCGACGTGGTGAACCGTCTGCGCGCCGAGAATGCCTCGATCTCCGGCGGCGACGTGGACGAGGGCAAGCGCAGCTATACCGTGCGCACCGAGGGCGATTTCACCAACACCGACCAGGTGCTGGACATCGTGCTGCGCTCGGATGCAGACCTCGGAAACGGGCGAATCGGCCGCGTCACCGTGCGCGACATCGCCGACGTGGAACTCGGCTACAAGGAAGCCCGCGCCCTGCCCCATCGCCGTGACGACCGTGCGATGGCGTTCAACATGACCCGCGAACAGGGCGCGAATGTCCTGACCGTAATGGACGAGGTCCACAGGGTGGCCGCCGACCTCGCAAGCGGTGCGCTGGCCGATGTCGGCCTCCTGCTTGAAAACGTGTTCGACGAAACCCTTTACGTGAATTCGGCGATTTCGCTGGTCCAGCAGAACATTGTCATCGGCGGCATCCTCGCCGCCCTTGTTCTGATGCTGTTCCTGCGTTCCTGGCGCCCCACCCTCGTTGTATCGCTGGCGATACCGGTGTCCGTGGTCGGCTCCTTCGTCGCCATGGCCGCGCTCGGCAGAACGCTCAACGTCATCAGCCTCGCCGGAATCGCATTCTCTGTCGGCATGGTCGTCGATGCGGCCATCGTCGTGCTCGAAAACATCTACCGGCTGCGCCAGGAGGGCTTGTCCCGCGCCGATGCCGCCCAGAAAGGCGCATCGCAGGTCTGGCCCGCCGTGCTCGTCTCATCGCTGACGACCGTGATGGTCTTCATCCCCATCCTGATCATGGAGCTCGAGGCCGGGCAATTGTTCCGTGATATCGCGGTTGCGATCTCCGTGTCGGTCCTGCTGTCGCTGCTGGTCTCGGTGACGGTTATCCCGGCGCTGGCCAACCGGCTCCTCGTCAACAGCGCTGCGGAGGGCGGCGATGTCTTCCGCATTCCCGTGATCGACGACTTCGCCCGCGCCTTCGTCACCTTCTGGCAGGATTTCACCAGGATGGTCGTGCGTTCCAAACTACGCGCGCTGGTGGTGGTCGGCGCGATCACGCTGGCGTCCGGCGCATTCACCCTGACATTCGCACCCAAGCTCGACTATCTGCCGACCGGCAATCGCAACTTCGTCTTCGGCATCGTCAACGTGCCGCCGGGATATAATCTCGGCACCGTGAACGAGATAACGGAACGGATCGCCGAACGCACCCGCCATCTCTGGGCCAGCGAAACGGGTCCGGAGTCCGAGCGGGGACAACCGCCGAAGTTTGACCGGTTCATGCGCGTGCCCTTCTCCGGCCGCGCCTTCATCGGGGGTACATCGGTGGATCCGAACCGGGCCGCCGAACTGGGCCCGGTGCTCGAAGAAGCCGCTTCCCATGAGCCCGGCACCCGCGCATTCGCCCGCCAGCCATCCCTGTTCGGCCGGTCGCTGGGCAGCGGACGGACCATCGATGTCGATATTCGCGGCGCCGAACTCCAGACGATTTACGATACCGCGCAACAGACCTTCTTCAGGCTGGTCCAGACCCTGCCCTTCAACGAAGGGCATCGCACCCGTCCGATCCCCAGCCTGACCCTGTCGGCGCCCGAAGTGCGCGTTGAACCGGACCGCATCCGCCTCGCGGATAACGGGCTGTCGGCCCAGTCGCTCGGCCAGTCGGTCGATGCGTTCAACGACGGGGTGCGGGTGGCCGAGATTACAGTCGATGGCAAACGTATTGACCTGACCCTTACCGGCCCGCGGGACATGATCGGCCAGACCCAGGGCATCGGCGCGCTGCCGGTCGTGACCAACGACGGTCGGATCGTGCCCGTCGAAGGCCTGGCGAATGTCCGTATCACTTCCGGGCCGACGGAAATCCGGCGCGCCGACCGCGCCCGTACGGTCACCCTGCAGGTGACACCGAATGCGCAGACCCCGTTGCAGGAGGCGCTGGAACTGATCCAGAGCGAGGTGATCGAACCCATGGAGGAAGCTGGCCTGCCCGACGGCGTCAGCCTCCATCTGACCGGTACGGCCGACAAGCTTATTGAGACGTGGAACGAGATGGTCATCGACCTGGCGCTGGCGATCATCATCGTCTATCTGGTCATGGCGGTCCTGTTCGAGAGCTTTGTCTATCCGTTGATCATCATGCTGACGGTTCCCGTCGCCGCCGCTGGCGGAATTGCAGGCCTTGCGCTGTTGAATATCTGGGTCAATCAGCCCCTCGACATGCTCACGATGCTCGGATTCATCATCCTGACGGGCATTGTCGTGAACAACGCGATTCTGCTGGTCCATCAGACCCTCTATCACATTCGCGAAGACGGCATGAAGGCCGACGACGCGATCATGCTGGCAACCCAGAACCGGGTCCGGCCAATCTTCATGTCCACGCTCACATCGGTGTTCGGGATGTTGCCGCTGGTAATGTTCCCGGGCGCCGGGTCCGAACTTTACCGCGGGCTGGGTTCGGTCGTGCTCGGCGGATTGTCGCTGTCGGCAGTGCTCACCCTGGCGATCGTGCCGCCGATGATGTCGATCACCGTCGGCTGGCGCGAGCGAAATCGCGCCGTCCAGACAGATCCGAGCCCAACGCCGGCGCAATAG
- a CDS encoding efflux RND transporter periplasmic adaptor subunit, with translation MIGAALTMAFLLTFAVPALAQSTELSDRAKALDANSNGVLEKSEARGPVQANFDSIDKDKSGTLDGAEISAFFQGGSNGPARGGPPPATVVVDAVIEEVIGQTTPVVGRLVARQAGPVAARIGGAVDELRVRVGDRVETGDTLAVLDRERLDLERDRYAAIVTQQNASLTAARADLGIKQNELKRLEGIRKSAAFSQARFEDAEQNVAMQSADVAQTRAQLVQAEAQLRRAERDLEDAEIRAPFPGVVSATHTEVGAYLTVGNPVVTLINDLNLDIEADVPTGRLAALAPGLSVGVRLDDGAALRASVRAIVPNENPRTRTRPVRFTPRFNEIDKQLADNQSVTVMIPVGESRNAVTVSKDAIIERNGSMTVFVVRNGAAQPTPVTVGDGTGDRFVVRGGVKPGDMVVIRGNEGLRPGQRLNIVNGASGG, from the coding sequence ATGATCGGGGCTGCGCTGACGATGGCGTTCCTGCTGACATTCGCGGTGCCCGCACTGGCCCAGTCCACCGAACTATCCGATCGCGCCAAGGCGCTGGATGCAAACAGCAACGGTGTGCTCGAAAAATCGGAAGCGCGCGGTCCCGTGCAGGCCAATTTCGACAGCATCGACAAGGACAAGAGCGGCACCCTCGATGGCGCCGAGATCAGTGCGTTTTTCCAGGGTGGCAGCAACGGTCCCGCGCGCGGCGGTCCGCCTCCTGCGACGGTCGTCGTCGATGCCGTCATCGAAGAAGTGATCGGACAGACGACACCGGTCGTCGGCCGTTTGGTCGCCCGTCAGGCCGGCCCCGTCGCCGCCCGGATCGGCGGCGCGGTGGACGAATTGCGGGTCCGCGTCGGCGACCGTGTGGAGACAGGCGACACGCTCGCCGTGCTCGACCGCGAACGCCTCGACCTGGAACGCGATCGCTATGCCGCCATCGTCACACAACAGAATGCCAGCCTGACCGCCGCGCGCGCGGACCTCGGCATCAAACAGAACGAACTCAAGCGCCTCGAGGGTATTCGCAAATCCGCCGCCTTTTCCCAGGCGCGTTTCGAAGACGCCGAACAGAATGTCGCGATGCAGTCGGCCGACGTCGCGCAAACGCGTGCGCAGCTGGTCCAGGCCGAAGCGCAGCTCAGGCGCGCCGAGCGCGATTTGGAGGACGCCGAAATCCGCGCGCCCTTTCCGGGCGTCGTCAGCGCCACCCACACGGAGGTCGGGGCCTATCTGACTGTCGGCAATCCTGTCGTGACCCTGATCAATGATCTGAACCTCGACATCGAGGCCGATGTTCCGACCGGCCGTCTCGCCGCGCTCGCCCCGGGGCTGAGCGTCGGTGTCCGCCTTGATGACGGCGCCGCATTGCGCGCGAGTGTCCGCGCCATCGTCCCGAACGAAAATCCGCGCACGCGGACGCGGCCGGTCCGGTTCACCCCGCGTTTCAACGAGATCGACAAGCAGCTCGCCGACAATCAGAGCGTCACGGTCATGATCCCGGTCGGCGAATCCCGCAACGCGGTCACCGTTTCCAAGGACGCAATCATCGAGCGCAACGGCAGCATGACCGTATTTGTGGTCCGGAACGGCGCCGCGCAGCCGACCCCGGTCACGGTTGGCGACGGGACAGGGGATCGTTTCGTCGTGCGCGGCGGCGTGAAGCCCGGGGACATGGTCGTGATCCGCGGCAACGAAGGGCTGCGCCCGGGTCAGCGGCTCAACATCGTCAACGGCGCCAGCGGAGGCTGA